A region of Bradyrhizobium sp. CCBAU 53351 DNA encodes the following proteins:
- a CDS encoding WGR domain-containing protein codes for MSELTVQYLVLERRDPARNMARFYVLTIEPTLFGDTALVREWGRLGGRGRRRLDLFKPSRLLSPGSGATPVAVTSSGTFRARSRRATRHKSADLDKMSVEVYQSNPRSYSTIFQELRKYSIINYANLNSVMVSVGEINRTP; via the coding sequence ATGTCCGAACTCACCGTGCAATATCTCGTGCTCGAGCGTCGCGATCCGGCCCGTAACATGGCGCGGTTCTATGTGCTCACGATTGAGCCGACGCTCTTTGGCGATACGGCATTGGTGCGCGAATGGGGCCGTCTCGGTGGGCGCGGTCGACGGCGACTCGATCTGTTCAAGCCGTCGAGGCTCTTGAGTCCTGGCTCAGGCGCAACGCCCGTCGCGGTTACGTCCAGCGGCACTTTCCGGGCTCGGAGCCGGCGTGCGACACGCCACAAGTCGGCTGATCTGGACAAAATGTCAGTGGAAGTATATCAAAGTAATCCGAGATCATACTCGACCATATTCCAAGAATTGCGAAAGTATTCCATAATTAATTATGCGAATTTAAATAGTGTCATGGTTTCAGTAGGAGAGATCAACCGAACTCCATAA